The following proteins are co-located in the Plasmodium brasilianum strain Bolivian I chromosome 11, whole genome shotgun sequence genome:
- a CDS encoding TRAP-like protein: MSLDRAKCKPFFKQAPDVCFSLALILIEKVTKKGDLDLVLLFDVVVKDIKDSNHVAALKNIVNLGKELLVKSERNVKLTYIVYDNISVETMISVSNNGMLSSVGEDISKISGSKSSFENFRREVLSTSIMQSDRGSQHLKALNYVGLKHFYNSDEESTNMVIMFINSDGDNISQDKTDFNIVHYLLDRKNITLNIITKVNFISSCHYIHNIGPNTNELLRCVLKNSYYSNKVLKHTFEKFYDDLPKNAVCSEWTEWSKCSVTCNMGYHYTKRETLNNIINPQKGLYKRTGKSCLEQRSLIIQECFNTSCDHSLDVCDTEFDLSILVDDSSKILQSFWLKYIVQPIRKLIAHFNINENLVNISLTTFSNDVYNWVDFSSSMSRNRDELLTFLEYCRYNLGGYSKNINKALNFVHDKVLNTNVLRPNAKKVLLVISTAEMDGSTTEQVRQTVEKIKNRYDAQIYYVSLSTAQGQSADASCASSSYSSGGDGGFPSQDGQKNYFFYSQGNLFTIKNTIMDLQKVICQKLSDNTSPSRRKMEAEKDPPQASDATGNTNIAASRDAAATTDAAASTDAAASTDAATSTDAAASRDAAASTDAAVSRDAAASTDAAVSRDAAASTDAAASTDAAATTDAAATTDAAASTDAVASTDAAATTDAAATTDAAASTDAAATTDAAATTDASDEVGERDGPTIEAEENEKESRQKSQTDKIGNLEKIKSYMMKSALSSYSLNEDNDDSIQFKKSRDMFKSINDIDKINNYNKNNNNNDYNNRSNSSNNTSGNNNYYDYDDDDGDEGASTSYRDSIPLRKYKSAYNLAPLPKNKSKNKNLINKLFKILFRKKKKYRIKHVQSDDRDKMKNFIENIKKLDGTDEERDGKEKEIMTQFHSLLEDIFKNARKNSDQAGMSVDTNLDRFDDSDDDNSSNQFSIFPSVDGSYNSHPQGSVSHSWYYINPDAVFNIDSIQEGNIQNKGDNYENKFKQKTETDINILGTNMHDLYDKIREEGTKNKKNKKKKIKKKNKNKNKNISDETTKDGMPSQVDDNLTDTKTYVRRRKRSINFEEGLDDPIERGKEYTVADTSSNNFSTNIIKKEGKDVEGHVLHTGKGIDAHSNQQEENTATDSTAGSEHINLENVENLQGNHSSNVPKDKANADTKMDKNKDISSEQQGGNNNAASKSTSDDGTSTSFDGNGSPNDSTCTEPFSRKGKNCKKKKNISKYDIINMFRRKRNLENGFINFSFDNDQASPTRENAPVSSDENEEYEKRKNQLGEVANVASSADTANEETQLLDEKKDTTLSRKNTIAKMNRQNDKDESNIINNTEDSELWNSMNLQWQFEMEDLKNSYMGKKDNRESKDDNENTYTYVYQSAASLILAAILLATASMYYVSKKNNKNSTITGTTDINDFVIITSTPKHQETKDQIIDTMNNMSWK, translated from the exons atgagTTTGGATAGAGCAAAGTGCAAgccattttttaaacaagCACCTGATGTGTGTTTTTCATTGGCTCTAAT TTTAATCGAGAAGGTAACGAAAAAGGGAGATCTCGATCtggtattattatttgatgTAGTAGttaaagatataaaagaTAGCAACCATGTAGCGGCTCTAAAAAACATTGTGAACTTAGGAAAAGAGTTGTTAGTCAAGAGTGAAAGGAATGTTAAACTAACGTACATTGTATATGACAACATCAGTGTGGAAACGATGATAAGTGTAAGCAATAATGGAATGCTCAGTAGTGTCGGAGAAGACATTAGTAAAATCAGTGGTAGCAAATCGAGCTTTGAAAATTTCAGAAGGGAAGTGTTGAGCACTAGCATAATGCAGTCGGACAGGGGCTCCCAACATCTGAAGGCACTAAATTATGTGGggttaaaacatttttataattcagaTGAAGAGTCCACAAATATGGTGataatgtttataaattcaGATGGAGATAATATTTCACAAGATAAGACAGATTTTAATATagttcattatttattggatagaaaaaatattacactgaatataataactaaagtaaattttatatcCAGTTgtcattatatacataatattggTCCTAATACAAATGAGTTACTAAGATGTGtgttaaaaaattcatattatagtaataaagtattaaaacatacatttgaaaaattttatgatgaTTTACCTAAAAATGCTGTATGTAGTGAATGGACAGAATGGTCTAAATGTTCTGTCACATGTAACATGGGATATCATTATACTAAGAGAGAAAcactaaataatataattaaccCACAAAAGggattatataaaagaacaGGTAAATCTTGTTTAGAACAAAGAAGTTTAATTATACAAGAGTGTTTCAATACTAGTTGTGATCATTCACTAGATGTATGTGACACTGAATTTGATCTGTCCATTTTAGTAGACGATTCttctaaaatattacaaagcTTCtggttaaaatatattgttcaGCCAATTAGAAAATTAATAGCACATTTCAATATTAATGAGAACCttgtaaatatttctttaactACGTTTTCTAATGATGTATATAACTGGGTTGACTTCTCTAGTAGTATGTCTAGAAATAGAGATGAACTACTCACATTCTTAGAATATTGCAGATATAATTTAGGTGgctattcaaaaaatattaataaagcaCTTAACTTTGTTCATGATAAGGTATTAAACACAAATGTATTAAGGCCAAATGCCAAGAAAGTCCTCCTTGTTATCAGCACTGCAGAAATGGATGGCAGCACCACAGAACAAGTCCGACAAACAGTTGAAAAAATCAAGAACCGCTACGATGCGCAGATTTACTACGTTTCGCTCAGCACCGCGCAGGGGCAAAGTGCGGATGCGTCATGCGCTTCCAGTAGTTATAGCAGCGGTGGTGATGGGGGCTTCCCCTCACAAGATGGtcagaaaaattattttttttattcccaAGGAAACTTATTCACTATAAAGAACACAATTATGGATTTACAAAAAGTAATTTGCCAGAAACTTAGCGACAATACTTCTCCGTCGAGAAGGAAAATGGAAGCAGAAAAGGATCCCCCCCAGGCTAGTGATGCTACTGGCAATACCAATATTGCTGCTTCTAGAGATGCTGCTGCTACTACAGATGCTGCTGCTTCTACCGATGCTGCTGCTTCTACAGATGCTGCTACTTCTACCGATGCTGCTGCTTCTAGAGATGCTGCTGCTTCTACCGATGCTGCTGTTTCTAGAGATGCTGCTGCTTCTACCGATGCTGCTGTTTCTAGAGATGCTGCTGCTTCTACCGATGCTGCTGCTTCTACCGATGCTGCTGCTACTACAGATGCTGCTGCTACTACAGATGCTGCTGCTTCTACCGATGCTGTTGCTTCTACCGATGCTGCTGCTACTACAGATGCTGCTGCTACTACAGATGCTGCTGCTTCTACCGATGCTGCTGCTACTACCGATGCTGCTGCTACTACCGATGCCAGTGACGAAGTAGGAGAGCGGGATGGTCCGACCATTGAAGctgaagaaaatgaaaaggaatcCAGACAAAAGAGCCAAACTGATAAGATAggaaatttagaaaaaataaaatcatacATGATGAAAAGTGCATTAAGCTCTTATTCTCTTAATGAGGACAATGATGACAGTATACAATTCAAAAAAAGTAGAGACATGTTTAAGTCAATAAACGATATAGACAAAATAAACAACTACAATAagaacaataacaataatgattataataatagaagtAACAGTAGTAATAACACTAGCggcaataataattattatgactatgatgatgatgatggtGATGAGGGAGCTTCAACAAGTTATCGAGACAGCATCCCTCTGAGGAAGTACAAATCTGCATATAACTTAGCCCCAttaccaaaaaataaaagtaaaaataaaaatttaataaataaattatttaaaatcttgttcaggaaaaaaaaaaaatatcgtATTAAACATGTGCAGTCAGATGATAGAGACAAGATGAAAAActttatagaaaatataaaaaaattggacGGAACAGATGAAGAAAGAGAtggaaaggaaaaagaaataatgacCCAGTTTCATTCTCTTTTAGaggatatatttaaaaatgcaaGAAAAAATTCTGACCAGGCAGGTATGAGTGTAGATACAAATCTAGATCGTTTTGATGATAGCGATGATGATAATTCATCAAATCAGTTTAGTATTTTCCCTTCAGTAGATGGAAGTTACAACTCGCATCCGCAGGGGAGTGTATCCCATAGTTGGTACTATATAAATCCAGATGCAGTTTTCAATATAGACAGTATACAAGAAGGAAACATACAAAACAAAGGTGATAACTATGAAAACAAATTTAAGCAAAAAACAGAAACAGATATAAACATCCTTGGAACCAATATGCACGAtctatatgataaaattagagaagaaggaacaaaaaataaaaagaataaaaaaaagaaaataaaaaaaaaaaataaaaataaaaataaaaacatttcaGACGAAACGACAAAGGATGGCATGCCAAGTCAAGTTGATGATAATTTAACAGACACAAAGACGTATGTACGTAGAAGGAAAAGATCTATAAATTTTGAAGAGGGGTTAGACGACCCCATTGAGAGGGGAAAGGAGTACACCGTAGCTGATACTAGTAGTAATAACTTTTCAACgaatatcataaaaaaggaaGGTAAGGATGTCGAAGGGCATGTATTACATACTGGAAAAGGAATTGATGCACACTCAAACCAGCAAGAGGAAAATACTGCTACAGATAGTACAGCTGGAAGTGAACACATAAATTTAGAAAACGTCGAAAATTTGCAGGGTAATCATTCGTCTAATGTACCTAAGGACAAAGCCAATGCAGACACAAAGATGGACAAGAATAAAGATATTAGCAGTGAGCAGCAGGGGGGAAACAATAATGCTGCAAGTAAGAGCACAAGTGATGATGGTACTAGTACGAGCTTTGATGGTAACGGCTCTCCCAATGACTCAACGTGCACAGAGCCATTCAGcagaaagggaaaaaattgcaagaaaaaaaaaaatatctctaaatatgatataatcAACATGTTCAGACGCAAACGGAATTTGGAAAATGGCTTTATAAACTTTTCCTTTGACAATGATCAAGCATCACCTACTCGAGAGAATGCCCCTGTGTCGTCtgatgaaaatgaagaatatgaaaaaagaaaaaatcaaCTAGGGGAAGTAGCAAACGTAGCAAGTTCAGCAGACACAGCGAACGAAGAGACACAACTTTTGGACGAGAAAAAAGATACGACGCTATCTAGGAAAAATACAATTGCAAAAATGAATAGACAAAATGATAAGGATGAAAGtaatatcataaataatacaGAAGATTCAGAGTTATGGAATAGTATGAATCTCCAGTGGCAGTTTGAAATGGAAGACCTTAAGAATAGTTATATGggtaaaaaagataatagaGAGAGTAAAGATGACAATGAAAATACATACACTTATGTGTATCAATCAGCTGCTTCACTCATCTTAGCTGCTATTTTACTTGCAACTGCTTCAATGTATTatgtaagtaaaaaaaataataaaaatagcacCATAACAGGTACTACAGATATTAAcgattttgttattataacaTCCACTCCAAAACATCAAGAAACTAAGGATCAGATCATTGACACAATGAATAATATGTCGTGGAAGTAA
- a CDS encoding kinetochore protein NDC80, whose product MNNQSVYNKFSSTLSVFNNNANLNSSIYISGDKKSKSRTSLNALSFYKSNASVYVKKVDKTDKKENVKTLIRYLGWKNYSGSISPNLFKNPSMTDLINIWNFIFKHVDPMIEVNKDNYGEVVLSFYKDIGYPYTISKSTLVAPTTGLQYNTHLTALAWLCQLLIFEAECFNDINEEKDLNFSDDLSEDNDIKMDDFILYSYKTHINKEERNANDMLNAKLDKEISRLENDINTKNDDIIEKKKKIEEVKIHIKENDELIKRNKVLCEENKKIKLLYTNSLDETKKLEKDIEMCKKNNEEEKNKTEKILDEINKVKEILQKQTLNKAQFLQMNENIDKNKEKIEHIKNEIKNLNNEHPNLSEKLNNKNNDLKKLAKNVNEKLNEIMQNVNMYKSISISQWTKINNININIDAFTVDNMLNINWKDKKADIKTYIEQDEHELKNTLNLIDEYEKYITTMQDQINELKSNITQKEDAVKKLEDEIAKFVIMSEKKLNQIVSQNEKMLGDAKEKNNKVNQVLKEVLESKEEKENEFNQVKMENEKMFKEKLSALQKACALLIELKSYSKSYISIVLDEKKRELELYKDLHKIVTE is encoded by the exons ATGAACAATCAATCCGTGTACAATAAATTCAGTTCAACGCTGTCTGTGTTTAACAACAATGCTAATTTGAACAGTAGCATTTACATTTCGGGGGATAAGAAATCAAAGTCAAGGACCTCCTTGAACGCCTTGTCTTTTTACAAATCGAATGCTTCcgtttatgtaaaaaaagtagataaaacagacaaaaaagaaaatgtgaAAACATTAATTCGGTACTTGGGatggaaaaattatagtGGTAGTATATCTccaaatttatttaaaaaccCTAGTATGACAGATTTGATAAATATATggaattttatatttaaacatgTCGACCCGATGATTGAAGTGAATAAAGATAATTATGGGGAAGTCGTGTTAAGTTTTTATAAAGACATAGGATACCCATATACCATATCAAAGTCTACATTAGTTGCTCCTACGACGGGTCTTCAATATAATACACATTTAACTGCATTGGCTTGGTTATGTCAACTACTAATTTTCGAAGCGGAATgttttaatgatataaatgaagaaaaagattTGAATTTTTCAGATGACTTAAGTGAAGACAATGATATAAAGATGGAtgactttattttatatagttacaaaacacacataaataaagaagagaGGAATGCAAATGATATGTTAAATGCAAAACTTGATAAAGAGATCAGTAGGCttgaaaatgatataaataccaaaaatgatgatattattgaaaagaaaaaaaagattgaagaagtaaaaattcacataaaagaaaatgatgaattaattaaaagaaataaagtgTTAtgtgaagaaaataaaaaaataaaattattatatacaaatagtttagatgaaacaaaaaaattagaaaaagatATTGAAATgtgtaaaaagaataatgaagaggaaaaaaacaaaacagaaaaaattttagacgaaattaataaagtaaaagaaatattacaaaaacaaACATTAAACAAAGCACAGTTTTTACaaatgaatgaaaatattgataaaaataaagaaaaaatcgaacacataaaaaatgaaatcaaaaatttaaataatgaacatCCCAACTTaagtgaaaaattaaataacaaaaataatgacttaaaaaaattagcaaaaaatgttaacgaaaaattaaatgaaattatgcaaaatgttaatatgtaCAAAAGTATATCTATCTCTCAGTGGACCAAAATAAAcaacattaatataaatatagacgCATTCACAGTTGATAATATGTTAAACATAAATTGGAAGGACAAAAAGGCAGACATAAAAACCTATATCGAGCAAGATGAACACGAATTAAAGAATACCCTAAACTTAATTGACGAATATGAGAAGTACATTACAACAATGCAAGACCAAATAAACGAGCTTAAATCAAACATTACACAGAAGGAGGACGCggttaaaaaattagaagatGAAATTGCAAAGTTTGTGATCATGTCCGAGAAAAAGTTGAACCAAATTGTTTCGCAAAATGAG aaaatgcTAGGAGATGCAAAGGAAAAGAAT AATAAGGTTAATCAAGTACTCAAAGAAGTGCTCGAATCAAaagaggaaaaggaaaacgAATTTAACCAAgtcaaaatggaaaatgaaaaaatgtttaagGAGAAGTTATCCGCGCTTCAAAAG GCTTGCGCCCTTTTGATAGAGTTGAAGAGCTACAGCAAGTCATATATATCCAT CGTGTTggacgaaaaaaaaagagagttAGAGTTGTACAAAGATCTTCATAAAATCGTAACAGAGTGA
- a CDS encoding hypothetical protein (conserved Plasmodium protein): MSYGWLTESTLFGKKEEIIELNKDKLFNENKGNDKNESSIDKLNGMVNSYLQNIKENKKNQIGRKKVSYHDKLYNAKNEGVDRRNKQDKKNSLVKTQINKVKKYEQLKKKGQNDPKCLVNFESKKEVEQELEEIQKMRQKKIGTQLYLEKEVIRLLYSNIG, encoded by the exons atgtcctATGGCTGGTTGACTGAAAGCACattatttggaaaaaaagaagaaatcaTTGAATTAAACaaagataaattatttaatgaaaataaaggtAATGACAAAAATGAAAGTAGCATTGATAAATTGAATGGCATGGTTAATTCTTACcttcaaaatataaaggagaataaaaaaaatcaaatagggcgaaaaaag GTAAGTTATCATGATAAATTGTACAATGCCAAGAACGAAGGAGTGGATAGAAGAAACAAGCaagataagaaaaattcCTTAGTAAaaacacaaataaataaagtgaAAAAGTATGAACAGCTTAAGAAAAAAGGACAGAATGATCCCAAATGCTTAGTAAATTTCGAATCAAAAAAGGAAGTAGAGCAGGAGTTGGAAGAAATACAAAAGATGAGGCAAAAGAAAATAGGAACACAATT aTACTTGGAAAAAGAAGTAATTCGTCTCTTGTATTCGAATATTGGTTAG
- a CDS encoding hypothetical protein (conserved Plasmodium protein): MENAFAGSCVQSLFEPKVDFAVCINKSINLFVKDTNSLKDVDERKNESTSSDNMIETDKSTKNDKNDKNDKSDKNYKNDKNDKSHKNDKNDKSHKNDKNDKGHKNDKNDKDHKNDKNDKDHKNDKNDKDHKNDKNDEKEVSILSDDTSLIDLKKQNLMDENLSLLNGYLYFNRIEHNINLLLTELSSVKKDFLFLSKQTRVNVKKVRKIKKKNKIYRIILEEIKKDRKRKEIYEMLSLEIQKLEDVKKLQKKQDTEKQEINNYQNKIQNIENIIKKNNENMNKTIHQIDEVLSANLHLDMQ, encoded by the coding sequence ATGGAGAATGCTTTTGCCGGTTCATGCGTGCAGAGTCTTTTCGAGCCCAAGGTGGACTTTGCTGTTTGTATTAATAAATCAATCAATCTGTTTGTAAAAGACACAAATAGTTTAAAAGATGTGGATGAAAGGAAGAACGAATCGACTAGCAGTGACAACATGATAGAAACAGATAAGAGCACTAAGAACGATAAGAATGATAAGAACGATAAGAGTGATAAGAATTATAAGAACGATAAGAATGATAAGAGCCATAAGAACGATAAGAATGATAAGAGCCATAAGAACGATAAGAATGATAAGGGCCATAAGAACGATAAGAATGATAAGGACCATAAGAACGATAAGAATGATAAGGACCATAAGAACGATAAGAACGATAAGGACCATAAGAACGATAAGAATGACGAAAAGGAAGTAAGCATACTTAGTGATGATACTTCTCTaattgatttaaaaaaacaaaatttaatgGATGAAAATTTGTCCCTCTTGAATGGATATCTTTACTTCAACAGAATtgaacataatataaatttattgctTACAGAATTATCATCAGTAAAGAaagattttctttttttgagtAAACAAACGAGagttaatgtaaaaaaagtaCGGAAaattaagaagaaaaataaaatttacagaATAATActtgaagaaataaaaaaagatagaaagagaaaagaaatttatgAGATGTTAAGTTTagaaattcaaaaattaGAAGATGTAAAaaaacttcaaaaaaaacaagataCAGAAAAGCaagaaattaataattaccaaaataaaatacaaaacatagaaaatattattaaaaagaacaatGAGAATATGAATAAGACCATTCATCAGATCGATGAAGTCTTATCTGCAAATTTGCACCTCGATATGCAGTAG
- a CDS encoding pyridoxal kinase, with product MSKENIVSIQSQVFDGFCGNNIASFVLRRRGHIPKILNTVHYYSKYKHIGDETKHEELNKILSEFIKDNVSSLDCNNIYFLTGYINTKECVEVVLKNIITLKKEKEKKYINLNSAGVTGASTAETVAKMAATTTATTTATTTAATKEKDEKCQTKEDEYLIEDIIEVNFFWLCDPVMADYGKLYVHKDVVDVYKKYASFADIITPNQNELELLCDTKINNENDTIKGLTLLLNSGVKLVIVTSVQYNFDMDHLYLYVGFLSKKKELTYFKYKIYRYDYCVSGSGDLFSSLLLSFIIRGGGNILHIISKVLNILHCVIKNSLNSLELHIIENQDIIASDGLCGTMHKEEPVFLL from the exons ATGAGCAAAGAAAATATCGTTTCTATACAGTCTCAAGTATTTGATGGATTTTGTGGAAACAATATTGCTTCTTTTGTGTTAAGACGAAGAGGACATATACCAAAAATTCTGAACACCGTTCATTACTATTCAAAGTACAAACACATAGGTGATGAAACAAAACACGAggaattaaacaaaattttatccGAATTTATCAAAGATAATGTGTCAAGTTTAGATTGTAACaacatatatttcttaacaGGATACATTAATACGAAAGAGTGCGTTGAGGTGGTactcaaaaatattataactttgaaaaaggaaaaggaaaaaaaatatatcaaccTGAACAGTGCAGGGGTGACAGGAGCATCAACTGCGGAAACAGTAGCAAAAATGGCAGCAACAACGACAGCAACAACGACAGCAACAACGACAGCAGCAACGAAAGAGAAAGATGAAAAATGCCAAACAAAAGAAGACGAATACTTAATTGAAGATATAATagaagttaattttttttggttaTGTGATCCCGTAATGGCAGATTATGGAAAGCTATATGTCCACAAGGACGTTGTTgatgtttataaaaagtatgcCTCATTTGCAGATATAATTACGCCAAATCAGAATGAGTTAGAATTACTATGtgatacaaaaataaataatgaaaatgatacAATAAAAGGCTTAACACTGTTACTAAATAGTGGAGTTAAACTTGTCATAGTAACTTCTGTTCAGTATAATTTTGATATGgatcatttatatttgtacgtCGGTTTTTTaagtaagaaaaaagaattaacctattttaagtataaaatatacagatATGACTATTGCGTGAGCGGTTCAGGTGATTTGTTCTCTTCACTGTTACTATCATTCATTATTAGGGGTGGAGGAAATATTCTTCACATTATTTCCAaagttttaaatattctgCAT TGTGTTATAAAGAACAGCTTAAATTCGTTGGAGTTGCACATAATAG AAAATCAAGATATAATTGCAAGTGACGGGTTATGCGGTACTATGCATAAGGAGGAGcctgtttttttattataa